cctAGGGCCACAACTGTAACCAGCCTGTTTAAACATCATTCCTTTGAACAAAATACAAAGTAACACAACTTGTATCAGTATACTCCCAGACTTAACAAGAGATAGGGAGTGTAATCTTTCTATGCAACACAGATTGCACCATCAAAACATCTTTAAAGATGTAACTTTTTTCTATTCACTGAGACACAGAAGGGTATTGTATTCTGCAATGTAATAGTTCCTCTTCAAGTATCAGTTTCAGACTCTTTAGCTGTGAATGGTCAATAGTTTAAAACCAATTTGAAGTAAAAATTAAGGAAGTCACCTCTTTACTGAAAAGAATACTCACATGGTTTTATTACACAACTACACACCTTGCTAAACTGGGTTCAATCACCAAGATAAAATGGGCAGTTTCTGGTGGGTGGGTGGAAATGGTTAAAAGGACATACTTCTGAGAAAGAGTGTTTATTTACCTCATCTGTGTTTCGGAAAAGGTTAAAAGGACATACTTCTGAGAAAGAGTGTTTATTTACCTCATCTGTGTTTCGGAAAAGAGCTATTGTGTCTTTTGACTTTCTTGGCACCATGGAGGGCTCAAAGTGCACCAGTCGACAGGGCTCGGAGTTCAGGAAGGTGGTGAGCCATTGAGCAACTTCATCACCACAGTCTCTGCCTTGGATATCCTGTCCAAACACCCTGGAGAGTCACAACATATCAGCAAGTTAGCTGGAAACATCACGGTTCAGTGAAGCTTCTTATTCAAAGGTAAAAACCATGTTTTAATAGTGGTAGcaatataaagaaaatgaataattcCCAAAGGGCAACCTCCTTGTGGCCGCGGTGTTTTGAAAGCTAAAGAACATACACATGACCAGACAATACCAGCTGGTGAAAGAGTGAGCTCTGAAACAGCGTTAATGTGCCCAGAGCTGACTGCCCCATCAGTGACAGTAACCTACCTGCTCCCCCTACTTTGAGGGAAAAGGGGCCTGCACTTGCATTTGCATGAGACTGCTGCACCAAATGATTTCTACTGAGAAATAACTGAGAGGTAActaatttcagaaaatgaacGATAGTTTGAAATTATGCGATTACTTACCACAACTGATATGTACACATGTCATTAATTAAGTGTTCCTAACTGTTAAGGAAACTTTCCTTCAGGTTTTAGTGCTGTCAAACTTTAGCCAGAGATGAGTGAGACTCTTCAGCTCAGACTTCACATACAAAATAGCTCAGTATCTTAAAGGAGGTTAAAGATTTCTACTGGAAACAAAGTCCATGGGGGTCAAAAAGCCACTGCCAGTAGAATACAAACAAGTTTATGCAAGAAACATTTTCCTAgcaaaaacctgaaaagaaaagcacatgCGAAAGACAGCATtgagagagagggaagggggaaagaaaaatcctcCTTCAGTACCTGCAGTTGCGGACGGGATTTTTCTTGGAGAGCTTTACAGGCACCCTTATCTTCTCCATGTCCCCGGCCTCCAAGACCAAGTGCCCGTTTTCACAGGTGGCAGAGATAAGGACGAGGCGCGGCTCCTGGCGAGCTGTCACCATGTGCCCGTCCTCCCTGATCACGAGCCAGAACCTGCGGGGGACGGGGCACAAAGGCGCCCAACAGCGTTAATGTCGGGCAGGTGCTCCTTCCCAGGCCCTCAGGGAAACAAACACCCGACAGCCGCGGAGCCACGCGAGGCTCCAGGCCCCAGCCGGCCTACCTGTCCCGCAGCTCCCCGCTGCGCAGCCCCATCGGCGTCACCTGCGCCCGCCGCACCGACACCCCCCGGCACGACTTCACCGGGTACACGAAGAGCCGGAGCACCGTCCCGACCCGctgcaggcggcggcggcggcgcgggccgGCCCAGCGCCAGGCCCCGAGCAGGGcgcccagggccagcagcgccgccgccccccagagccagccctgccgcGCCGGGCCCGCCGCGCTCCACAGGCCGCTCATGGCGACTGGGCCCCGCTGCGCGCCCGG
This window of the Ammospiza nelsoni isolate bAmmNel1 chromosome 3, bAmmNel1.pri, whole genome shotgun sequence genome carries:
- the LOC132071654 gene encoding mitochondrial amidoxime reducing component 2-like isoform X1 yields the protein MSGLWSAAGPARQGWLWGAAALLALGALLGAWRWAGPRRRRRLQRVGTVLRLFVYPVKSCRGVSVRRAQVTPMGLRSGELRDRFWLVIREDGHMVTARQEPRLVLISATCENGHLVLEAGDMEKIRVPVKLSKKNPVRNCRVFGQDIQGRDCGDEVAQWLTTFLNSEPCRLVHFEPSMVPRKSKDTIALFRNTDEVAYPDCSPVLIISEASMDDLNTRLEKKAKIQNFRPNIFVTDCSAFEEDTWEDILIGDVEMKGTVCCGRCILTTVNPDTGVIDRKEPLETLKSYRLCDPSEKHIYKTSPLFGKYFAVDKTGTIQIGDPVYKMVWE
- the LOC132071654 gene encoding mitochondrial amidoxime reducing component 2-like isoform X2, whose protein sequence is MSGLWSAAGPARQGWLWGAAALLALGALLGAWRWAGPRRRRRLQRVGTVLRLFVYPVKSCRGVSVRRAQVTPMGLRSGELRDRFWLVIREDGHMVTARQEPRLVLISATCENGHLVLEAGDMEKIRVPVKLSKKNPVRNCRVFGQDIQGRDCGDEVAQWLTTFLNSEPCRLVHFEPSMVPRKSKDTIALFRNTDEVAYPDCSPVLIISEASMDDLNTRLEKKAKIQNFRPNIFVTDCSAFEEDTWEDILIGDVEMKGTVCCGRCILTTVNPDTGVIDRKEPLETLKRWSCQSGFGAGFKDHLKFVNLVDICLQVSTIKMEALLLVHPLD